Genomic DNA from Puniceicoccales bacterium:
CATACCAATATTCCAATTACACACACCGTTACCATGCCAATGTTACCAAACGGAACTTTATAGCCCCTCTCCACATCGGGATACTTATATCTCAATATTATGGCCGAAATATACATCAAAATGTACATCAATAGAGATGCCTGGGTAGAAATCGCAACCAAAATCCAAAAACATGTCTCCACCGAAGGTACTAAAACAAATATAAAAGATATCAAAGTCACGCATAATGCTTGAAATATCATTATCGCCGATGGCATACCGCCTTTGTTTACTTTTTGCAATATCAATGGCAAATTACCAGTCCTGGCTGTAGCTAACATTCCGCGAGGCGGCCCAGATACCCAGGTAATAAACCAGGCAATCATGCCAAACACCATCATACCGGCCATAAAAGGACTAAGCCACCTTACACCAAAGCTAGATAATAATGCGTCCATCGTATCAATAACTCCTGTCTCCAATGTCAAATTTTTCATAGGAATCGCTATGGCAATTGCCATAGACCCCAACATCGATAAGACAAAAATCAACACCGACGAAAGTAAAATCGCCTTCGGAAAATCCCGTTGAGGATTTTTTACATCGCTGGCATGCGAAGCTGACATCTCTAAACCACTAAATCCAAGCATCACGTTTAAAAATAGAACCAGCTGCGCAGGACCAGACAGCTTAGGAATAATACTCCCCACATCGAATTCCATATTAGAAGGCCTTCCAGTCGCAATCCAAAGAATGCCAAAAATGATAATCAATGTTCCAGGAATAAAAGTCCCAAGAGTACTTCCCACATTTGTTATAACCGTAGCAATTTGCATCCCCTTCAGCGACACAAACGTACCAATCCATGTGGTCAATAAAATTACCGCCAATACATAAATATTATTGTGCGCCAATCCAGGAACTTGAAACACATAGGCAATCACCCCAGCCAAATAGACCAACGAAGCCGGAAAAAGCATGAAACTTGTAAAATTTTGAAGCCACACAGCTAAAAATCCAAGCCTG
This window encodes:
- a CDS encoding APC family permease; protein product: MGNISSIKKVGTISVFSLAMMNFAAVANLRNLPAMAVYGMSMLFFYGIAVVTFLIPTAVVSAELATGFPEEGGIFNWVNKAMGNRLGFLAVWLQNFTSFMLFPASLVYLAGVIAYVFQVPGLAHNNIYVLAVILLTTWIGTFVSLKGMQIATVITNVGSTLGTFIPGTLIIIFGILWIATGRPSNMEFDVGSIIPKLSGPAQLVLFLNVMLGFSGLEMSASHASDVKNPQRDFPKAILLSSVLIFVLSMLGSMAIAIAIPMKNLTLETGVIDTMDALLSSFGVRWLSPFMAGMMVFGMIAWFITWVSGPPRGMLATARTGNLPLILQKVNKGGMPSAIMIFQALCVTLISFIFVLVPSVETCFWILVAISTQASLLMYILMYISAIILRYKYPDVERGYKVPFGNIGMVTVCVIGILV